GCGGAAGCGCTCCCATCGTCGTTCGTCACTGGTCGTCACCGTCGTGCCGACCTCCACGAAGGACAGGGACCGCATGCGCATCCACCACACCTCCCGACGGGCCCGGTCGGCCGTGCTGGCCACCGTGCTCGCCGCCGCCACCGCGCTCGCCGTCGGCGTCACGGTCAGCCGGCCGGGCGCCGCCGAGGCCGCCACCAGCCTGAAGAGCCTGGCCGACGCCAAGGGCCGCGACATCGGCTTCGCGCTGGCCCCCGACCGGCTCGCCGAGAGCGCGTACAAGCAGATCGCCGACAGCGAGTTCAACCTCGTCGTCGCCGAGAACGCGATGAAGTGGGACGCCACCGAACCCACCCGCGGCCAGTTCACCTTCGCCCAGGGCGACGCCGTCGCCGACTACGCCGCGGCCGGCGGCAAGAAGTTGTACGGCCACACCCTGGTCTGGCACTCGCAGCTGCCCGACTGGGCGTCCGGGCTGTCCGGGCCGGAGCTGCTGCAGGCGATGAAGGCCCACATCGCCGGGGTGGCCGGCCACTACCGGGGCAAGGTCGTCGCCTGGGACGTGGTGAACGAGGCGTTCGCCGACGGCGGCTCCGGCGGACGCCGCGACAGCGTCTTCCAGCAGCGGATCGGCGACGGCTGGATCGAGGAGGCGTTCCGCGCGGCCCGCGCCGCCGACCCGGCCGCCGACCTGTGCATCAACGACTACAGCACCGACGGCGTCAACGCCAAGAGCACCGCGATCTACAACCTGGTCCGTGACTTCAAGGCCCGGGGTGTGCCGATCGACTGCGTCGGCTTCCAGGCGCACCTGATCGTCGGCCAGGTCCCCGGCGACCTGCAGGCCAACCTCCAGCGCTTCGCCGACCTCGGCGTCGACGTGCGGATCACCGAACTGGACATCCGGATGCCCACCCCGCCCACCGCGGCCAACCTCGCCACCCAGGCCGCCGACTACCGCAAGGTGGTCACCGCCTGCCTGGCGGTGAGCCGCTGCGCCGGCGTCACCACCTGGGGCATCACCGACCGGTACTCCTGGATCCCGCAGGTCTTCCCCGGCCAGGGCGCGGCGCTGATCTGGGACGACAACTACGCGCCGAAGCCGGCGTACCAGGCGGTGGCCGAGGCGCTCGGCGGGGGAGTGACCGCCCCGCCCAGCACGCCCAACACCTCACCGTCGCCGACCACGCCCACCCCCGGCCCCGGCACCCCGGTCCCGGGCGGGTGCGTGGTCAGCTACGTCCCGAACTCCTGGAACAACGGGTTCACCGCCGAGGTCCGGGTCCGCAACGACGGCCCGGCGCTCACCGGCTGGACCGTCGGGTTCGCCTTCACCGCCGGCCAGCAGGTGACCAACGCGTGGAACACCACCCTCGCCCAGTCCGGCGCGCAGGTGCTCGCCCGCAACGCCGCCTGGAACGGCACGGTGCCGACCGGCGGCACGGTGAGCTTCGGCTTCCAGGGCACCCACGGCGGGTCCAACCCGAACCC
This genomic interval from Micromonospora coxensis contains the following:
- a CDS encoding endo-1,4-beta-xylanase, which produces MRIHHTSRRARSAVLATVLAAATALAVGVTVSRPGAAEAATSLKSLADAKGRDIGFALAPDRLAESAYKQIADSEFNLVVAENAMKWDATEPTRGQFTFAQGDAVADYAAAGGKKLYGHTLVWHSQLPDWASGLSGPELLQAMKAHIAGVAGHYRGKVVAWDVVNEAFADGGSGGRRDSVFQQRIGDGWIEEAFRAARAADPAADLCINDYSTDGVNAKSTAIYNLVRDFKARGVPIDCVGFQAHLIVGQVPGDLQANLQRFADLGVDVRITELDIRMPTPPTAANLATQAADYRKVVTACLAVSRCAGVTTWGITDRYSWIPQVFPGQGAALIWDDNYAPKPAYQAVAEALGGGVTAPPSTPNTSPSPTTPTPGPGTPVPGGCVVSYVPNSWNNGFTAEVRVRNDGPALTGWTVGFAFTAGQQVTNAWNTTLAQSGAQVLARNAAWNGTVPTGGTVSFGFQGTHGGSNPNPAAFTLNGATCRNG